One stretch of Bordetella avium DNA includes these proteins:
- the zapD gene encoding cell division protein ZapD, producing the protein MILYEYPFNERVRAYLRLEYLFDRLAFFAAEGDARLHQVAVISLFDILDVCERTDMKGAVLQDLERQRLNLAALREHPDVDPAALDAMLREIERVFTALSVAGKTGQSLRENEWLSSLRGRLAMPSGATQVDMPSYYAWQTKAESLRLADLHNWMQPFQPLQEGLALALRLLRESGRRGEAVAEQGAYQQMLNGKPHQLLRVWVDPGSACFPEISANKYMVWIRFSSQDGDLKPQQVARDVSFKMSLCAA; encoded by the coding sequence ACCCTTTTAACGAACGTGTCCGGGCCTATCTGCGGCTTGAGTATCTCTTCGACCGTCTAGCATTTTTTGCGGCCGAAGGGGACGCGCGTTTGCATCAGGTTGCTGTGATATCCCTGTTCGACATTCTTGACGTGTGCGAGCGCACCGATATGAAAGGGGCGGTGTTGCAGGATCTGGAGCGGCAGCGTCTCAACTTGGCGGCGCTGCGCGAGCATCCCGATGTGGATCCAGCGGCGCTGGACGCCATGCTGCGCGAGATCGAGCGGGTGTTCACCGCCTTGTCAGTGGCCGGGAAAACCGGGCAAAGCCTGCGCGAAAATGAATGGTTGAGCAGCCTGCGCGGCCGGCTGGCGATGCCCAGCGGGGCCACCCAGGTCGATATGCCCTCGTACTATGCCTGGCAAACCAAGGCCGAATCGCTGCGCCTGGCCGATCTGCACAACTGGATGCAGCCTTTCCAGCCATTGCAGGAAGGGCTGGCGCTGGCATTACGTCTCTTGCGGGAGTCGGGGCGCCGTGGCGAGGCTGTGGCCGAGCAGGGGGCTTACCAGCAGATGCTCAATGGCAAACCGCATCAGTTACTGCGTGTCTGGGTCGATCCGGGCAGTGCTTGCTTTCCCGAGATCAGCGCCAATAAATATATGGTCTGGATACGTTTCTCCAGCCAGGACGGTGACTTGAAGCCCCAGCAAGTGGCGCGCGACGTCAGCTTCAAAATGTCGCTTTGCGCGGCCTGA
- a CDS encoding MdtA/MuxA family multidrug efflux RND transporter periplasmic adaptor subunit, with product MPELSSAQPASRRRRWIGIALVIAVLALLAWVLFKPSGQNTRLGRGGPGGPPSLMPMATPVKVAQARSQDVDIILRALGTVTAYNTVTVRSQVSGELIKVAFKEGQMVQAGDLLAQVDPRPFEVALAQAQGQQQQNLAQLENARRDLQRYQTLFKQDSIARQQLDTQAALVRQYEGVVKSNQAAVDAAKLNLAYSRITAPISGRLGLRQVDQGNLVSSSDANGLVVITQTQPISVVFTLPETQLPQVLEQVRAGKTLTVEAYDRADTRKLATGVLETIDNQIDVATGTVKLKARFENADQSLFPNQFVNVRLLVETRSGVTTIPMQAVQQGSVGAFVFQVLADDTVEVKPVKLGAVNGNWVAVNEGLSPGDRVVIEGTDRLRAGSKVQVITPAEPAAAAAKPASQPRRQDNR from the coding sequence ATGCCTGAATTGTCGTCTGCCCAACCTGCTTCGCGCCGCCGCCGCTGGATCGGGATCGCTCTCGTCATTGCCGTGCTGGCTCTGCTTGCCTGGGTGCTGTTCAAGCCGTCGGGGCAAAACACGCGCTTAGGACGGGGCGGGCCGGGAGGTCCGCCCTCATTGATGCCGATGGCGACTCCGGTCAAGGTGGCGCAGGCCCGGTCACAAGACGTCGACATCATATTGCGGGCGCTGGGCACGGTGACTGCCTACAACACCGTCACGGTGCGCAGCCAGGTCAGCGGCGAATTGATCAAGGTGGCTTTCAAAGAAGGCCAGATGGTTCAGGCCGGCGATTTGCTGGCGCAGGTCGATCCGAGGCCGTTCGAGGTCGCGCTGGCTCAGGCCCAGGGCCAGCAGCAGCAGAATCTGGCGCAGCTCGAGAATGCCCGACGCGATCTGCAACGCTACCAGACTCTGTTCAAGCAGGATTCCATCGCCCGGCAACAGCTCGATACCCAGGCCGCACTGGTGCGCCAATATGAGGGCGTGGTCAAGAGCAATCAGGCGGCTGTCGACGCCGCCAAGTTGAACCTGGCCTATTCGCGTATCACGGCGCCTATCAGCGGCAGGCTGGGCCTGCGTCAGGTGGACCAGGGCAATCTGGTGTCCAGCAGTGACGCCAACGGTCTGGTCGTCATTACACAAACACAGCCGATTTCGGTGGTGTTCACGCTGCCGGAAACGCAGTTGCCCCAAGTGTTGGAACAGGTGCGAGCAGGCAAAACCCTGACGGTCGAGGCCTATGATCGCGCCGACACCCGCAAGCTGGCGACAGGCGTGCTTGAGACTATCGACAACCAGATCGATGTCGCCACCGGCACGGTCAAGCTCAAGGCGCGTTTCGAAAATGCCGATCAGTCTTTGTTTCCGAATCAGTTCGTCAATGTGCGTTTGCTGGTCGAGACCCGCAGCGGCGTGACCACTATTCCGATGCAGGCGGTGCAGCAGGGCTCAGTGGGGGCCTTTGTGTTTCAGGTGCTGGCCGATGATACGGTGGAGGTGAAGCCGGTCAAGCTGGGCGCCGTCAATGGCAACTGGGTGGCCGTTAACGAGGGGCTCTCGCCAGGCGATCGTGTCGTCATCGAAGGCACAGACCGGCTGCGCGCGGGCTCGAAGGTACAGGTCATCACGCCCGCCGAGCCTGCCGCGGCCGCTGCGAAACCCGCCTCGCAGCCACGCCGTCAAGACAACCGGTAG